In the genome of Paenibacillus pabuli, the window ATCAACTTGTATAACAGAAGTCGAAAATTGGTACGCATTTTGTGATATTTCTCGGGAAATAAATCGGCTCTCGTTTCGTCATGAAACGCGGGGCTATGGGACATTAAAGGAGGAGCATATTGTGAGTATCAAAAGAGCGCTGGTCAGCGTATGGGATAAAACGGGCATCGTGGATTTTTGCCGCGAGCTGTCGCAAATGGGTGTAGAGATTATTTCGACAGGAGGGACAAGCAGCCTGTTGTCGAAGGAAGGCGTACCTGTTATCGGGATTTCGGATGTGACAGGATTCCCCGAAATTATGGACGGACGTGTCAAAACATTGCATCCTGCAGTTCATGGTGGTCTGTTGGCTGTTCGTGACAGCGAAGAGCATAAGCGCCAGATGGAAGAAAACGGACTGGATTATATCGACCTCGTAGTCGTAAATCTGTATCCGTTCCAAGATACCATCGCCAAACCGGACGTAACGTACGAAGACGCAATTGAGAACATCGATATCGGTGGTCCAACCATGCTTCGTTCTGCTGCCAAAAACCATGCGTTTGTCAGTGTCGTGGTTGATACTGCCGACTATGGTACGGTGCTTGAAGAAGTTCGCAGCAGTGGAGATACCACACTCGAAACACGCAAACGGCTTGCGGCAAAAGTGTTCCGCCATACAGCGGCTTACGATGCTGTTATTTCCGACTATCTCTCTAACCTGAACGGTGACCCGCTGCCAGAGCGTCTGACGGTGACTTACGAAAAACTCCAGGATTTACGCTATGGCGAAAATCCACATCAACAGGCGGCATTCTATCGCAAGCCGCTTGCAGCCCAAGATACGTTGACAACAGCCGAGCAACTGCACGGCAAAGAATTGTCCTACAATAACATCAACGATGCGAACGCAGCATTGCAGATTGTGAAGGAATTTGAAGAACCGGCTGTTGTGGCGGTTAAACATATGAATCCTTGCGGCGTAGGTATTGGCGAAAGCATCTACGAAGCTTATGGTAAAGCCTATGTGGCAGATCCAACCTCAATCTTTGGCGGAATCGTGGCAGCCAACCGCATTATCGACAGCGATACAGCGGCCAAACTGAGTGAGATTTTCCTGGAAATCGTTCTGGCTCCTGACTTTACACAAGAGGCACTCGATATCCTCACCAAAAAGAAAAACATTCGTTTGCTCAAAACGGGTGAACTGAACGCTGCCCGCAATCGGGAGAGTAAGTTCGTAGTAACCTCCATCGATGGTGGCATGATTGTGCAACAAAGCGATGTTCATTCCATTGAAGCGAGTGAGCTCCAGGTAGTTACAGATCGTGCGCCATCCGAAGAAGAACTGAAACAGCTGTTGTTCGGATGGAAAGTGGTTAAGCACGTGAAATCCAATGCGATCGTTCTGGCAGCAAACGACATGACAGTGGGTGTCGGCGCAGGGCAAATGAATCGTGTCGGCGCAGCCAAAATTGCAATTGAACAAGCAGGCGATCTGGCTAAAGGTGCCATTCTGGCATCCGATGCATTCTTCCCAATGGGCGATACACTGGAACTTGCAGCGAAAGCTGGAGTTACGGCTGTGATTCAACCAGGTGGTTCAATCAAAGATGAAGAGTCCATCAAAGTAGCGAATGAATACGGCATTGCCATGGTCTTCACTGGCGTACGTCACTTCAAACACTAAACGACAACGAATCCAATACGGCAGTTTCGTTAGATTTAGAAAAGCGTAAAAGAAGGGGGGGCCCCGTCATGCTCATGACCTATGGGACGCCCCTTTTTTTAGTTTTTTGGGCGAGCAGATGCACTGAAAAAATCCTGAAATTCATGGAGGGGGAAGAGCGCTAATGGATATTCTGGTAGTGGGCGGCGGTGGCCGCGAACATGCAATCATATGGGCACTGGCGAAAAGCCCGAAGGCAGGCAAGATTCATTGTGCACCGGGAAATGCGGGCATAGCACAGCTCGCCGAGTGTCATCCAATTGCGGTCAATGAATTCGATAAACTGACGGCACTTGCCGTGGAGCTTAACGTGGGATTGGTTGTTATTGGGCCAGACGATCCACTCGCAGACGGCATTGTGGATGCTTTTGACAAGACAGGCATTCCGGTATTTGGACCACGCCGTAATGCAGCAGAGATTGAAGGCAGCAAAACGTTCATGAAAGACCTGCTGCACAAATACAATATTCCGACCGCAGCCTACGAGAAATTCGACAATTACGAGCAAGCGCAGGCTTATCTGAATGAGCAGGACATCCCTGTGGTGATCAAGGCTGATGGACTGGCAGCTGGAAAAGGTGTTACCGTAGCCTATTCCCGTGATGAGGCAGATCAGGCACTCCGCAGCATTATGGTTGACAAAGTATTTGGGGAAGCCGGAGCCAAAGTTATCATCGAAGAATTTCTGGCAGGTCAGGAAATGTCGATTTTGGCTTTTGTGGATGGGGAGACTGTTCGTCCGATGGCGGCTGCACAAGATCACAAACCGGTATTCGACAATGATCAGGGGCCAAATACGGGTGGAATGGGTACATACTCACCATTGCCGCATATCCCATCCTCCATTATTGAAGAAGCGGTAGAGACGATTATCAAACCAACTGCGAAAGCGATGGTATCCGAGGGACGTCCGTTCCAGGGTGTATTGTTTGCCGGGCTGATGATCTCACCAGATGGCAAACCCAAAACAATTGAATTCAACGCCCGTTTCGGTGATCCCGAGACGCAGGTTGTGCTGCCACGTCTGAAGAGTGATCTGCTCGACATTTTCTGGGCAACCGTGCACGGGAAATTGGCCGATATTGAGATTGAATGGAGCGATGAAGCGGCTGTATGTGTGGTGCTCGCTTCTGGGGGGTATCCTGGTCCTTATGCAAAAGGTGTAGTTATTGAAGGACTGGATCAAGTCGATGAAGCAGTAGTATTCCACGCTGGAACGGCACGCAATGAATCTGGAGATTGGGTCACCAATGGTGGACGAATTCTAGGTGTTGTGGGTCTTGGTTCTGATATTGCCGAAGCCAGAAACAAAGCCTACGCTCAAGCGGAACGTATCCATTTTGACGGAAAGCATCAGCGATCTGACATCGCTGCCAAAGCGTTGGTATAATCCATTCTAAATTGAATATTGTGAAACTTAAGGGCCCGTAAAGATGTACACCAAAAAGGTGTATGCATCCTGCGGGTCCTTTTCAACGTATACATGATTATGGTGTCATTGCTGGATTTGTCATAGTCCGGATACGGCAAAGAAGAATGGCAGTTACTAAGGGCACGTAGCAAGTTTAATTGAATAAATGTAAAGGATACCATTCCTATAAACGGGTCTATACTAATCATGAGAACTAATATTGAATGAATTAACTGTAAATTCAAAGAAAGACCATGTACATAAAAGTTTATTTTATGAACTCATTTTATAATCTATATTCCAAACCATAACGTGCAACTGGATGGTTTGGCGTTGATCATGTTATACTTTTCTGAAACAGGAATGAACAAGAAGGGAGGTGGATATCTATTGGGAAGGCGATATTGTAAACTGTCCAAATGGAGAATTTTGGTGGAGTAAATCGAGAAACATTGACAGCATGAGGGGGAACCCTGTTTATAGTGAAGTAGTTTCTGTAAGTGATTAACTTCATCCTGAATTCCTGTTTTGCAATTTTACAAGGTCAAAGTACAACCGTACACATTTTATCATTTATCGATTTCATATAAGGCATACGCCGTATTGAACGTCAATCAGCTGTTGAATGGTTAACGAGGTTAACCGATCACGCTGCAACTATCTCTGGAGGTGAATCCCTGAGAAGCGGGGAAATCATTGGACATAATCACCATATTAAATATTGTATTACTCATTATCTTGATTGCG includes:
- the purH gene encoding bifunctional phosphoribosylaminoimidazolecarboxamide formyltransferase/IMP cyclohydrolase, which produces MSIKRALVSVWDKTGIVDFCRELSQMGVEIISTGGTSSLLSKEGVPVIGISDVTGFPEIMDGRVKTLHPAVHGGLLAVRDSEEHKRQMEENGLDYIDLVVVNLYPFQDTIAKPDVTYEDAIENIDIGGPTMLRSAAKNHAFVSVVVDTADYGTVLEEVRSSGDTTLETRKRLAAKVFRHTAAYDAVISDYLSNLNGDPLPERLTVTYEKLQDLRYGENPHQQAAFYRKPLAAQDTLTTAEQLHGKELSYNNINDANAALQIVKEFEEPAVVAVKHMNPCGVGIGESIYEAYGKAYVADPTSIFGGIVAANRIIDSDTAAKLSEIFLEIVLAPDFTQEALDILTKKKNIRLLKTGELNAARNRESKFVVTSIDGGMIVQQSDVHSIEASELQVVTDRAPSEEELKQLLFGWKVVKHVKSNAIVLAANDMTVGVGAGQMNRVGAAKIAIEQAGDLAKGAILASDAFFPMGDTLELAAKAGVTAVIQPGGSIKDEESIKVANEYGIAMVFTGVRHFKH
- the purD gene encoding phosphoribosylamine--glycine ligase, with amino-acid sequence MDILVVGGGGREHAIIWALAKSPKAGKIHCAPGNAGIAQLAECHPIAVNEFDKLTALAVELNVGLVVIGPDDPLADGIVDAFDKTGIPVFGPRRNAAEIEGSKTFMKDLLHKYNIPTAAYEKFDNYEQAQAYLNEQDIPVVIKADGLAAGKGVTVAYSRDEADQALRSIMVDKVFGEAGAKVIIEEFLAGQEMSILAFVDGETVRPMAAAQDHKPVFDNDQGPNTGGMGTYSPLPHIPSSIIEEAVETIIKPTAKAMVSEGRPFQGVLFAGLMISPDGKPKTIEFNARFGDPETQVVLPRLKSDLLDIFWATVHGKLADIEIEWSDEAAVCVVLASGGYPGPYAKGVVIEGLDQVDEAVVFHAGTARNESGDWVTNGGRILGVVGLGSDIAEARNKAYAQAERIHFDGKHQRSDIAAKALV